The Sedimentisphaera salicampi genome includes a region encoding these proteins:
- a CDS encoding sigma-70 family RNA polymerase sigma factor yields MADFRTDKIKGLLADVRFSPIRVKLEMLEKAESLYCLLETSKQYPYEFVCSKITGYNPGGEGEIEILEGSSVQADVRLFILELSKTVSQPAAMLNQPAYSIASLAEELGVCDKTIRRWRSFGLIVRYLVFEDGIKKLAVTQQSLEHFRKQNPEIIKKASSFNRLSEEDRQNILELSKQLKESRPDITRSKAAKLISEKTNRSFETVRSTLQNAEQKEQSDIYLPRKGKVNSKIQKQISELYAGGKSVCDICKMFGCSRSSVYRAINRSKAKRIEAVELGFVDSPDFQKPAQMRKIEEKKIFLPSPVEVSTSPDDVNRYISRINKIRPATRDQEREMFIKYNCLKKLYQQEKQTLNLSSPSGKKLQKMHKRLEEIEKIKHAVFQSNLRVVINIAAKHIGKHISFAELISEGNMALFRAIEGYDYTKGFRFSTYAGWAVVRSFATLTPSDSLPLEDSVHTDMRNVDASSVPVVEQAGRDLEEVISANLEPKEQFVVKSHYGLDDPSLIKKKKKTLKQIGKELGVSQETARQIELKALQKLRHCLSVDMFDKLLK; encoded by the coding sequence ATGGCTGATTTCAGAACAGACAAAATCAAAGGGCTGCTGGCTGATGTACGCTTCTCTCCGATAAGGGTTAAGCTGGAAATGCTCGAGAAGGCCGAATCGCTATACTGCCTCCTCGAGACTAGCAAGCAGTATCCTTATGAATTTGTATGCAGCAAAATCACAGGATACAACCCTGGCGGCGAGGGCGAAATCGAGATCCTAGAAGGCAGCAGCGTTCAGGCCGATGTGAGGCTGTTTATCCTTGAGCTCAGCAAAACAGTAAGCCAGCCTGCAGCAATGCTCAATCAGCCTGCATATTCTATTGCCTCGCTCGCAGAGGAGCTTGGGGTTTGTGATAAGACTATCCGGCGATGGAGAAGCTTCGGGCTTATAGTTAGATACCTCGTATTTGAAGACGGCATAAAAAAACTCGCTGTAACTCAGCAGTCCTTAGAGCATTTCAGGAAGCAGAATCCGGAAATAATTAAGAAGGCATCAAGCTTTAATAGGCTTTCAGAGGAAGACAGGCAGAATATCCTTGAGCTTTCAAAACAGCTCAAAGAAAGCCGGCCGGATATCACAAGAAGCAAAGCAGCGAAACTGATCTCTGAAAAAACTAACCGCAGCTTTGAAACGGTTAGAAGCACCCTGCAAAACGCAGAACAAAAAGAGCAAAGCGATATTTACCTCCCGAGAAAAGGCAAGGTGAACAGCAAAATACAGAAGCAGATCAGCGAGCTTTATGCGGGCGGGAAAAGCGTTTGCGATATCTGCAAAATGTTCGGCTGCAGCCGCTCGAGCGTGTACAGAGCAATCAATCGCAGCAAGGCAAAGAGGATAGAAGCGGTGGAGCTTGGTTTTGTTGATTCGCCTGATTTCCAAAAGCCTGCTCAGATGAGAAAGATTGAAGAGAAAAAAATATTTCTTCCATCTCCGGTTGAGGTAAGCACATCGCCTGATGATGTAAACCGGTATATCAGCAGGATAAATAAGATCCGGCCGGCAACCCGTGATCAGGAACGCGAGATGTTTATTAAGTACAACTGTTTGAAAAAGCTTTATCAGCAGGAAAAACAAACGCTGAATCTTTCCTCGCCTTCAGGGAAGAAACTTCAGAAAATGCATAAGAGGCTCGAAGAAATAGAGAAAATCAAACACGCTGTTTTTCAGTCTAATCTGAGGGTTGTAATAAATATTGCTGCAAAGCATATCGGAAAACACATCTCGTTCGCAGAGCTGATAAGCGAGGGCAATATGGCACTATTCCGCGCAATAGAAGGCTACGACTACACAAAGGGATTTCGATTCTCAACGTATGCCGGCTGGGCGGTGGTGCGAAGCTTCGCAACGCTCACTCCGTCCGATTCGCTGCCTCTGGAAGATTCAGTTCATACGGATATGCGGAATGTGGATGCAAGCTCGGTGCCTGTGGTTGAGCAGGCCGGACGGGATTTGGAGGAGGTGATCTCGGCAAATCTCGAGCCAAAGGAGCAGTTTGTGGTGAAAAGCCATTACGGCCTCGATGACCCATCGCTGATTAAGAAAAAGAAGAAAACACTCAAACAGATTGGAAAAGAGCTCGGCGTGAGCCAGGAAACAGCAAGGCAGATTGAGCTTAAGGCCCTGCAGAAACTCCGCCACTGCCTCTCTGTCGATATGTTCGACAAACTCCTGAAATAA
- a CDS encoding STAS domain-containing protein — translation MNNPVVSVRYAGKVVIVEITIPRLLEDAQILSLEETLNPLVEECRPTKMIIDFSRVEHLSSSALGVLIRINSEIKKQGGFLSLCGINKRILEIFKITKLDQVFTIRKDVSESHKAILLSINE, via the coding sequence ATGAACAACCCAGTAGTAAGTGTCAGATATGCAGGGAAGGTGGTAATAGTAGAGATTACCATCCCAAGGCTTCTTGAAGATGCTCAGATTTTGTCATTGGAAGAAACGCTTAACCCGCTGGTGGAAGAATGCAGGCCTACGAAGATGATTATAGATTTCAGCCGAGTAGAACATCTCAGCAGTTCAGCGCTTGGTGTTTTGATTCGGATAAACAGCGAAATCAAAAAGCAGGGCGGCTTCTTGAGCTTGTGCGGAATTAATAAACGTATCCTGGAAATTTTCAAAATCACCAAGCTCGACCAGGTGTTCACCATTCGCAAGGATGTAAGCGAATCGCATAAGGCAATACTGCTTTCAATTAACGAGTAA
- the trpB gene encoding tryptophan synthase subunit beta produces MALEFSAMPDKEGYFGEYGGQQIPPELKAVMDDISAAYERVTSTEDFQADLANLYTDYVGRPSPIYFAKKITEKAGGANIYLKREDLNHTGAHKINHCLGEALLAKYMGKTKVLAETGAGQHGVALATACALVGIDCEIHMGEVDIVKEHPNVTKMKILGCRIVPVSRGTKTLKDAVDSAFEEYLRDPDNFMYAIGSVVGPHPFPKMVRDFQSVVGREARQQIQEKTGRLPDVVTACVGGGSNAIGIFTAFLNDEDVELVGVEPAGHGLNTNEHAATITAGKKGTIHGFKCYNLQDDKGNPLPVYSIASGLDYPGVGPQHCYLKDIGRVRYETADDEQCLEAFMQLSHLEGIIPALESAHALHFAMQEAARIGKGKNILVNLSGRGDKDVDFVAEKLNL; encoded by the coding sequence ATGGCATTAGAATTCAGCGCAATGCCCGATAAGGAAGGCTATTTCGGGGAATATGGAGGCCAGCAGATACCGCCTGAGCTGAAGGCGGTTATGGATGACATCTCTGCGGCTTACGAGAGAGTAACAAGCACCGAGGATTTTCAGGCAGACCTTGCCAACCTCTACACTGATTACGTAGGCAGGCCGAGCCCGATCTATTTTGCCAAAAAGATCACAGAAAAGGCCGGCGGGGCAAATATCTACTTAAAACGCGAAGACCTCAACCATACCGGAGCACACAAGATAAACCACTGCCTCGGCGAGGCGCTTCTTGCAAAATATATGGGCAAGACAAAAGTGCTTGCGGAAACGGGCGCTGGGCAACACGGAGTGGCTCTGGCTACAGCGTGCGCGCTGGTTGGAATTGACTGCGAGATCCATATGGGAGAGGTGGATATTGTTAAAGAGCATCCAAATGTTACCAAGATGAAGATTCTCGGATGCAGGATTGTGCCGGTCTCGAGGGGAACGAAAACGCTGAAGGATGCCGTTGACAGCGCATTTGAGGAGTATCTAAGAGACCCAGACAACTTTATGTATGCAATCGGCTCGGTTGTGGGGCCTCATCCTTTCCCGAAAATGGTTCGGGATTTCCAGAGCGTCGTGGGCAGGGAAGCAAGGCAGCAGATTCAGGAAAAAACAGGCAGACTCCCTGACGTTGTTACCGCCTGCGTAGGCGGGGGGTCTAATGCTATCGGCATTTTTACGGCCTTTCTGAATGATGAGGATGTAGAGCTTGTGGGCGTTGAGCCGGCCGGCCACGGACTGAACACAAATGAACACGCCGCTACTATAACAGCAGGGAAAAAGGGAACGATACACGGCTTCAAATGCTATAATCTACAGGACGACAAAGGCAATCCCCTTCCGGTTTATTCGATCGCCTCAGGCCTGGATTATCCGGGCGTTGGCCCGCAGCACTGCTATCTGAAGGACATCGGAAGGGTTCGCTATGAAACTGCTGACGATGAGCAGTGTCTTGAGGCATTTATGCAGCTCTCTCACCTCGAGGGGATAATACCTGCTTTGGAAAGTGCTCATGCCTTGCATTTTGCGATGCAGGAAGCCGCAAGGATAGGCAAAGGCAAGAATATCCTCGTTAATCTCTCCGGAAGAGGGGATAAGGACGTGGATTTTGTAGCTGAAAAGCTTAATCTCTAA
- a CDS encoding DUF362 domain-containing protein has protein sequence MPWVNEDMCVGCGICEAECPVDAISVVKGVSAEIDEAVCIRCGKCHDVCPKEAVRHDSEKIPLLIEENLSDVQQKLNHFQTLQDKSDFFERIKRFYRMKAKVANMTIERIEQMQDEQT, from the coding sequence ATGCCGTGGGTAAATGAAGATATGTGCGTAGGCTGCGGGATCTGCGAGGCAGAGTGCCCCGTGGATGCGATTTCTGTGGTTAAGGGAGTTTCGGCGGAGATTGATGAGGCTGTATGTATTCGTTGCGGAAAGTGTCATGATGTATGCCCGAAAGAGGCCGTCCGGCACGACAGCGAGAAAATCCCTTTGCTGATTGAGGAAAATTTATCTGATGTTCAGCAGAAATTAAACCACTTTCAAACACTTCAGGATAAGAGCGATTTTTTCGAGAGGATTAAACGCTTTTACAGAATGAAGGCGAAAGTTGCTAATATGACGATCGAACGAATCGAGCAGATGCAGGACGAACAAACTTAA
- a CDS encoding DJ-1 family glyoxalase III — protein sequence MSKTALLPIAEGSEELEAITVVDVLRRAGTELTIASVADISVTMSRGTKLVADAPIEVCSGNEYDLIVLPGGMPGAEHLRDSRILTEMLKTQAEAGRLYAAICASPAIVLASHGLMAGKKGTCYPGLEHSLADSYLEGEDVVADGNCITSRGPGTAMAFALKLAEMLEGKDTAENTARGMLAE from the coding sequence ATGAGCAAAACAGCGCTTTTACCCATTGCAGAGGGCAGCGAAGAGCTCGAAGCTATTACTGTTGTCGATGTTTTGAGGCGAGCCGGCACTGAGCTTACAATAGCTTCGGTGGCCGATATTTCTGTAACAATGAGCAGAGGCACTAAACTCGTGGCTGATGCCCCTATAGAGGTGTGCTCTGGGAATGAATACGATCTTATAGTTCTTCCGGGAGGAATGCCCGGGGCCGAGCATCTGAGAGATTCCAGAATTCTAACCGAGATGCTCAAAACTCAGGCTGAGGCGGGTCGCTTGTATGCTGCAATATGCGCATCGCCAGCGATAGTGCTTGCCTCTCACGGGCTTATGGCGGGCAAAAAAGGCACCTGCTACCCCGGGCTCGAACATTCACTTGCAGACAGCTATCTTGAAGGCGAGGATGTTGTGGCAGACGGAAACTGCATAACAAGCAGAGGCCCCGGAACGGCTATGGCGTTTGCCCTCAAGCTTGCGGAAATGCTCGAAGGAAAAGATACTGCCGAGAATACTGCCAGAGGTATGCTTGCTGAATGA
- a CDS encoding FAD:protein FMN transferase, whose amino-acid sequence MNKLNITICISAALVLPLICAGCGREGVKTSTSSSRMHMDTFVRITASAGSQSDAERAIEAGFAQIKRIEKLMDRHDPASKVSQINSNSGSWVKAGSDIVEVIEISKRFSDKTGGAFDISIAPVIDLWIQAAEKGQKPTQAEMRRAKSLVDYRKIKTRTAKGTVKLAERGMEIDLGAVAKGYALDKAREAMKEAGAKGGLINAGGDILCFGDNGREGGWKIGVRSPEANGRSDIESVLEAESGAIATSGDYLRFYEIGGLKTSHIINPSTGEGSSAFKSATVFAHRAAKADALATAFSLLGRDKGLKLIELIDGAECFAIAAKDGEQIKSSGWDKLTSQRSSLEER is encoded by the coding sequence ATGAACAAACTAAACATAACAATTTGTATTTCAGCGGCATTAGTTCTGCCGCTTATCTGTGCGGGGTGCGGGCGTGAAGGCGTTAAAACCAGCACAAGCAGCAGCAGAATGCATATGGATACTTTTGTGAGGATTACGGCTTCTGCCGGCTCGCAGAGTGATGCAGAGCGAGCAATCGAAGCAGGCTTTGCGCAGATCAAACGCATAGAAAAACTTATGGACAGGCACGACCCTGCATCTAAAGTTTCTCAGATAAATTCAAACTCCGGCAGCTGGGTTAAGGCGGGCAGCGATATCGTTGAGGTGATCGAAATCTCAAAACGGTTCAGCGATAAAACAGGCGGTGCATTCGATATAAGCATTGCGCCGGTGATTGATTTGTGGATTCAGGCAGCGGAAAAGGGGCAAAAGCCCACGCAGGCGGAAATGAGAAGGGCAAAATCTCTCGTTGATTACCGGAAAATTAAAACGCGCACCGCCAAAGGGACGGTAAAGCTTGCTGAAAGGGGCATGGAGATAGACCTTGGCGCAGTTGCCAAGGGCTACGCATTAGACAAGGCAAGAGAGGCGATGAAAGAAGCCGGCGCAAAGGGCGGGCTTATAAACGCAGGCGGAGATATACTGTGCTTCGGCGATAACGGCAGGGAAGGCGGCTGGAAGATTGGCGTTCGAAGCCCTGAGGCAAACGGCAGGAGTGATATCGAAAGCGTGCTTGAGGCTGAATCGGGGGCGATAGCAACCAGCGGGGATTATCTTCGGTTTTACGAAATCGGGGGATTAAAAACGAGCCACATAATCAACCCCTCTACCGGCGAAGGCAGCTCGGCTTTCAAGAGCGCAACGGTGTTTGCCCATAGAGCAGCTAAAGCAGATGCCTTGGCAACAGCGTTCTCGCTTTTGGGCAGGGATAAGGGGCTCAAGCTGATTGAATTGATTGACGGGGCGGAGTGTTTTGCGATAGCTGCAAAAGACGGAGAGCAGATAAAATCTTCCGGCTGGGATAAGCTTACTTCTCAGAGGTCTTCTCTGGAGGAACGTTGA
- the pheT gene encoding phenylalanine--tRNA ligase subunit beta yields the protein MKISLEWLKDYIDLNISPEEIGDILSDLGFPLEEMISFGDDTVLDIEVTSNRGDCLSYMGVARELSVATGSPLKLPEVSLKELDSEVGRHLAVNINETELCKRYTARYIEGVEVGPSPEWMVRRLEASGLRSVNNVVDATNYAMLECGQPPHAFDYDKLSGDTINVRKAISGEKLTSIDHSVCELKPDQLVIADEENPVAIAGVMGGFETEVSQTTTKILLEEAFFDPVSVRTTARRLGLGSEASFRFERNIDIRSIEWASRRCAQLITSVAGGAAAKGIADSCAELEDIPEITLRPARLSQILGFDVPEKKVFSILEDLGFNPQADKKSGELKCKSPTWRNDITREIDLIEEIARVYGYNKIPVEDKITIRAAKADPRQKCMQQVGTYLNACGYFETLGITFTDPQNAKLFTGRSKKEYMAVKDVSRKNSNLLRQTLAGSLAEVMKNNKNFGNAGCKFYEIADTYELDGSELNEKTKLAFIAEAEIRELRGIVEGLVRRYSKTASVQVRPASVCWAEPGGEVFINSESVGICGRLSKSVCDKIGLKDTKPAMLEIDFDKIYSLMGEQFKVARLQKFPSVERDISLIVSEELRWLDIERVIEENAPEQLEQYDYVDTYRGKPIPSGRKSLTMQLVFRDDDGTLTHEQVDEFEKPLIKALTNNFNAELRTS from the coding sequence ATGAAGATTTCTCTGGAATGGTTAAAGGATTATATAGACCTGAACATAAGCCCCGAAGAGATTGGGGATATCCTCAGCGACCTTGGTTTTCCGCTTGAGGAGATGATCAGCTTCGGCGATGATACGGTTCTCGACATCGAGGTAACGAGCAACCGCGGCGACTGCCTTAGCTATATGGGCGTTGCGAGGGAGCTTTCCGTTGCCACGGGAAGCCCTCTGAAGCTGCCTGAAGTGAGCCTTAAGGAGCTGGATTCTGAGGTTGGCCGTCATCTGGCGGTAAACATAAACGAGACCGAACTTTGCAAACGTTATACAGCAAGATATATCGAGGGTGTTGAGGTTGGTCCGAGCCCTGAATGGATGGTTCGCAGGCTCGAGGCCAGCGGGCTTCGCAGCGTGAATAACGTTGTTGATGCCACAAACTACGCTATGCTTGAGTGCGGACAGCCCCCGCATGCTTTTGATTATGATAAGCTCTCAGGCGACACGATAAACGTACGCAAGGCAATCTCAGGCGAGAAGCTCACTTCGATAGATCACAGCGTATGCGAGCTCAAGCCCGATCAGCTTGTGATAGCTGATGAGGAGAATCCTGTAGCGATTGCAGGGGTGATGGGCGGATTTGAGACAGAAGTAAGCCAGACCACAACGAAAATTCTCCTTGAAGAGGCGTTCTTCGATCCCGTCAGTGTGCGCACTACCGCAAGAAGGCTGGGGCTTGGTTCTGAAGCGAGCTTCCGGTTTGAGAGGAATATAGACATCCGCAGCATCGAGTGGGCATCTCGCCGGTGCGCTCAGCTTATCACTTCAGTTGCCGGCGGGGCGGCAGCAAAGGGCATTGCAGACAGCTGTGCAGAGCTTGAAGATATCCCCGAAATTACGCTCAGGCCGGCAAGGCTCTCTCAGATTCTCGGCTTTGATGTGCCGGAGAAAAAGGTTTTCAGCATTCTCGAGGACTTAGGCTTCAATCCTCAGGCAGACAAGAAAAGCGGTGAGTTGAAGTGTAAGTCTCCAACTTGGAGAAACGATATCACAAGAGAAATCGATTTGATTGAAGAAATCGCACGGGTTTACGGATATAATAAGATTCCTGTGGAAGATAAAATTACAATCCGTGCAGCAAAGGCCGACCCGCGCCAAAAATGTATGCAGCAGGTGGGCACATACCTCAACGCCTGCGGCTATTTCGAAACTCTCGGCATAACCTTCACAGATCCGCAGAACGCAAAACTGTTTACGGGCAGATCTAAGAAGGAATATATGGCAGTGAAAGATGTTTCGCGGAAAAACTCTAATCTTTTAAGGCAAACTCTCGCAGGCAGTCTTGCTGAGGTTATGAAAAACAACAAGAACTTCGGAAATGCCGGCTGCAAATTTTACGAGATAGCAGACACCTATGAACTCGACGGTTCTGAACTAAACGAAAAAACCAAACTCGCATTCATAGCTGAGGCAGAAATCAGAGAGCTGCGAGGCATTGTCGAAGGGCTTGTTCGCCGCTACAGCAAAACAGCATCGGTTCAGGTGCGTCCTGCTTCTGTATGCTGGGCTGAGCCGGGAGGCGAGGTGTTTATAAATTCCGAGAGCGTCGGCATCTGCGGAAGGCTTTCAAAAAGCGTATGCGATAAGATAGGCCTCAAAGATACCAAGCCTGCGATGCTTGAAATAGATTTCGATAAGATTTATTCACTCATGGGCGAGCAGTTCAAAGTGGCAAGGCTTCAGAAGTTTCCGTCTGTGGAGCGGGATATCTCGCTTATAGTTTCTGAAGAGCTCAGATGGCTCGATATCGAAAGGGTAATCGAAGAAAACGCCCCGGAGCAGCTTGAGCAGTATGATTATGTAGATACATATCGAGGCAAACCAATACCTTCAGGCAGGAAAAGCCTTACAATGCAGTTAGTTTTCAGGGATGACGACGGCACACTCACCCACGAACAGGTGGATGAGTTTGAAAAGCCTCTCATAAAGGCTTTAACTAACAATTTCAATGCAGAGCTGAGAACAAGCTGA
- a CDS encoding FmdB family zinc ribbon protein — MPMYEYSCEDCGKKFQFFQKSIRSEKKQTCPECGSSKVRKLISSFSAVSDSGSSDSGSCPTGTCPFS, encoded by the coding sequence ATGCCGATGTATGAGTACAGCTGCGAAGACTGCGGCAAGAAGTTTCAGTTTTTCCAAAAGTCTATTCGCTCAGAGAAGAAGCAGACCTGCCCGGAATGCGGCAGTTCCAAGGTAAGAAAGCTGATTTCAAGCTTTTCGGCAGTGAGCGATTCGGGCTCTTCGGATTCAGGAAGCTGCCCGACGGGTACGTGTCCGTTTTCATAA
- a CDS encoding IS1634 family transposase, whose amino-acid sequence MFIRVKKSKNSPKRSVQIVASYRNEKNQPRQRIVRHMGTAFTEEDVTRLKDLAEFEKAKLEAEITPALFKPEQLAEAAIEARKKIDDEPINVNLKDIKEQARITTGIHEVFGSIYDELGFNNLFDKRKEAARRNLRHITMARLANPVSKRGSVQDLSKDFGISLSLDSVYRMMDNITDDIISKAQNHAHKAAKGLLGEEINLLFYDCTTLYFESFTEDELKKNGYSKDMKFNQPQVVLGLLSTSEGLPVGYEVFPGNQYEGHTLHTVIPKIKEKYNLKRVIFTADSAMLSKANLDYLEEQKVEYIVAARLKSLTDQWKAKITESVAPLRSFDYGKNRRLIVTYSDKLAKKNKHDRDEAIRKLREKLEKSSNPKSLISNYGYKKFMRVTGEVNCEINEEKYAQAAKFDGLHGVITNVKDMDDSAVVEHYKQLWLIEECFRISKHELKIRPIYHWTPKRIKAHILICFIALTCARNLAYRVRLRFEAMSVARMVNALNHVQLSILWDKKSECKYVLPSKINEDARKLYKTVNLSADTTPYKM is encoded by the coding sequence ATGTTTATACGAGTAAAAAAATCAAAAAACAGCCCAAAGAGATCTGTTCAGATTGTTGCGAGCTATCGCAACGAGAAGAATCAGCCTCGCCAGCGTATAGTACGTCATATGGGCACTGCCTTCACAGAAGAGGATGTTACCCGTCTCAAAGATCTCGCCGAATTCGAGAAGGCTAAACTTGAGGCGGAGATAACGCCGGCACTTTTCAAGCCTGAGCAGCTTGCAGAGGCTGCTATAGAAGCCCGCAAAAAGATCGATGATGAGCCTATAAACGTAAATCTGAAGGATATTAAGGAGCAGGCACGCATCACCACCGGCATCCATGAGGTGTTCGGAAGCATCTATGACGAGCTCGGATTTAACAATCTTTTTGATAAACGCAAAGAGGCTGCTCGCAGAAACCTTCGCCACATTACCATGGCAAGGCTTGCAAATCCGGTCAGTAAGCGAGGCAGTGTTCAGGATCTATCTAAAGACTTCGGCATCAGTCTCTCTCTTGACAGCGTTTACAGGATGATGGACAACATCACAGATGATATTATCAGCAAGGCTCAAAACCACGCTCACAAGGCTGCTAAAGGGCTTTTAGGCGAAGAGATAAACCTTCTGTTTTACGACTGCACCACCCTCTATTTTGAATCATTTACAGAAGATGAGCTCAAAAAGAACGGCTACAGCAAGGATATGAAGTTCAATCAGCCGCAGGTTGTGCTTGGCCTTCTCTCAACATCAGAGGGGCTTCCAGTTGGTTATGAGGTGTTCCCCGGCAATCAGTATGAAGGGCATACTCTGCACACTGTTATTCCTAAGATCAAAGAGAAATACAACCTCAAGCGTGTTATATTTACCGCAGACAGCGCAATGCTGAGCAAGGCTAATCTGGATTACCTTGAAGAGCAGAAAGTGGAATATATCGTAGCAGCGAGGCTAAAAAGCCTCACTGATCAATGGAAAGCAAAGATTACAGAATCCGTTGCTCCTCTCAGAAGCTTTGATTACGGCAAGAACAGAAGGCTAATTGTTACCTACAGCGACAAGCTCGCCAAAAAGAATAAACACGACAGGGACGAAGCTATAAGAAAACTTCGTGAGAAGCTTGAAAAGAGCAGTAACCCCAAATCCCTTATAAGCAACTACGGCTACAAGAAATTTATGCGAGTTACCGGCGAGGTAAACTGCGAGATAAATGAAGAGAAATATGCTCAGGCAGCGAAATTTGATGGCCTTCACGGCGTTATAACGAATGTTAAGGATATGGATGATTCGGCAGTAGTAGAGCATTACAAGCAGCTCTGGCTAATTGAGGAGTGCTTCAGGATCAGCAAGCACGAGCTGAAGATACGGCCGATATATCACTGGACACCGAAACGAATCAAAGCCCATATACTGATATGCTTTATCGCTCTAACCTGCGCGAGGAATCTGGCATACAGGGTTAGGCTAAGATTCGAGGCGATGTCTGTGGCAAGAATGGTAAATGCGCTAAACCACGTGCAGCTTAGCATCCTCTGGGATAAGAAAAGCGAATGCAAATATGTGCTGCCATCAAAGATTAACGAGGACGCAAGGAAACTCTACAAAACAGTTAATCTGAGCGCAGATACCACACCCTATAAGATGTAA
- a CDS encoding ATP-binding protein: MEKSETLCVSYPAQTQQLCDKIFAPAGSEISSDTVWWLRLAVAEALNNAIVHGNKRDPAKKVTVNFSWTDQAFSVTVTDQGEGFEREKLIDPTADENLNKTTGRGVYIIKYVMDDVQYNDKGNSITMTKYFS; this comes from the coding sequence ATGGAGAAATCTGAAACATTGTGCGTCAGTTATCCTGCACAAACCCAGCAGCTTTGCGATAAGATTTTTGCTCCAGCAGGCAGCGAGATTTCATCCGACACTGTCTGGTGGCTGAGGCTCGCGGTTGCTGAGGCTCTTAACAATGCGATTGTGCACGGTAACAAGCGTGACCCGGCCAAGAAGGTTACTGTAAACTTTTCCTGGACAGACCAGGCCTTTTCTGTAACAGTAACCGATCAGGGGGAGGGTTTTGAAAGAGAAAAGCTTATAGACCCTACTGCAGATGAAAATCTGAATAAAACAACGGGCAGAGGTGTTTATATAATCAAATACGTTATGGATGACGTGCAGTATAACGATAAAGGCAACAGCATTACGATGACAAAATATTTTAGTTAA
- a CDS encoding GIY-YIG nuclease family protein — MYVIINKEAGKRYIGQTENLGRRLAEHNGASINKHRFTSKYAGRWELVHCEKYSTRSESMKREAWLKTGIGREWLDSKIGRASPPQAD, encoded by the coding sequence GTGTATGTAATCATAAATAAAGAAGCTGGCAAGCGATATATCGGTCAGACAGAAAACCTTGGCCGAAGGCTCGCAGAGCATAACGGAGCCAGCATAAACAAGCATAGATTCACTTCAAAATATGCCGGCAGATGGGAGCTGGTGCACTGCGAAAAATACAGCACAAGATCAGAGTCTATGAAACGAGAAGCGTGGCTAAAAACCGGAATCGGAAGAGAATGGCTTGATTCCAAGATCGGTAGAGCGAGTCCGCCGCAGGCGGATTAA